AAAAACTTGAAAAGTGAAGATGGAAGGGCCCTATGTGCTTCGATTGAAAAGACGAGCCACCTCGAATCTCTAGAATTAAGTACAATAAGTGAAGATGAAGTCCTGGATCTGCAATCCATTTCAAGTCCACCAGAATTTATTCAAATTCTCTACCTGAAAGGTGTCTACAGAAGTTGCCAAGTTGaattccaaagcttcaacacctaGTCAAGCCAAATATTTTCTGGTCAAGGTTGAGAGACTCCCCACTAAAAGCCCTTCAAAACCTACCTAATGTGTTAGAGCTTGGACTCTCGTACAAGGCATATGGCGGCGTGGAGCTGCATTTCGAGTGAGGCTTTACGAAACTGGAGGTGCTACAACTCAGGGACTTGGAGGGGCTAAATTTATTGGTTATAGACAATGGGGCTATGCCTCTTCTCAGAGAGCTACAAATAGGACCTTCCCCACAACCCAAGGAGATGCCCTCTAGCATCCACCATCTCCCAAATCTAACAACTCTTCGCTTTGTTAATTGAAATTTTATAGTACAGTTTACTGCTTAAAGAGCATCTCATGTGGGGTAGGGAGGCTTGCCAAAATTTGGTTATAATGACATAAAATTAGTTACAGTTTACTGCTTTAATAAATGATTTTCACACCCACACTATTTTTCTCCCCCAACACACCCATGTTTATTTTTGCCAATTGAATTGAAtgaatcaaagaaataaaaatgaacTTAAGTGCAGTGAACGAGAGAAATAAtggtgtgtgaaaatcatttcCTTAATAATGATAGTGCAACAATACTCAAAGTCTATTTACGAGTATGTCTTGGGgaaatttatattaaatatgagttaaaagttaaaaatttaGCTAGTGAGTTGGACATGCCTGAAGGAGGTGGAATGTATATATTTGAGCAAAATGAATTTAAGGTTTCCCATTTCCTCGGAACGGTTGTGATTCCTTAGTCCAAGATTGGACGTGGACATCTGATACTTACCAAGCTAAAAACATGAGTTGTATGTtttaaaaaacatgaaaatgttGCAGGCGACGTCGACAAACACGATGTCAATAAACTCCAACTGTATATGTATTTTCATATTATCATGTTGTTACCCAagtattatttaatttatagtATATGTATCATGTGTGTATAGACATACGCTTGTGCCAAGTAGCCACATCCAGCCCTATATATACAAGTGATCGTTCAGTTCTTCGACCGGACAGACACGAATTCGAAGTAGCATAACATGGCACGAGTCACTTATCTTCTCGTGATCGCGCTTCTCGTTCTTCCTAGCGTGGTGTTCGCGACACGGTATGTCGTCGGAGATGACGAAGGCTGGAATTCAGGAGTTGATTACTATGCTTGGGTTGAGGGAAAAACATTCTATGTTGGAGATTCATTAGGTGATCACTTAGCACTTTCACATTGCTTCTCTATACTTTGATTAAAATCTCACTTTTTCCTCTGAACTTGTAATGCATGACTTTGCCCCCCatgcttttattttgtttcttaagtTTCCATTAAATTGGTCAGAAAAATCGTTAACTTCATTGTTGTAGAACAACGAAAAGAAAATGCCAAGTATCGAAAAATACATTAGTTTCCTAACCGTTGCATTTATTCGTTGAatgttgattttttgttttccaGCTTTCAATTACAATGCAGGTGCCCACAATGTGGTTGTAGTTGATACTAACGGGTATGATCAATGTCTTGCGTCTCCAAACAACGGTGCCTATAACAGCGGCCACGACGTACTGACGTTTAACGTTGCCGGGGACTACTATTTCATATGTGAATGGCACTGCAATCACACCGACCAGAAGCTTAAGGTCACCGTAAACTAGATTGATTCACTCAAATATGCCGGCATCTTCTTCACCAGCTTTAGCTTATTAACGGAGACCACTTGtactttgtttttctcttcctttttttcttttcaataaacttAAAGATGTTGGTAAATTGATGTATAACATGACCACCCAATGACCTGACCAAAAGAACAGAAGGATTACCGACGAGCGAGAAAAACTTCCTTATCACTGGTTGTATAGATGATGCAATTCATAAACTAAAACTGCGGGATTCATAATGGATTTGAATCCAAACGTATAGATCAAAATGTGTGGCAAGGGCATGTATACAGCTTTACTCAAATAATTATTGGTAATATAGCAATGGTGTGACCAAACCACTACTAAACCTATGAAACATACCCACCATGCTTATATTTCAGGTGGTGCtatctacatttttttttttatctctcacACATCCCtcttaatttttgtcatttgatatttttcaattcatttgatccaatGGCTGAAAATTGAGAAGGATGtgtaaaaaagataaaaagatgTGGGCGGATAGCACTGCTCTATAATTAAGATGATATCATGATTAAAGCTGACAATATAGGCAAGTGATTTCTTCCAAGGAACAAACATATATTATGGCAAGAGAGATCGTTCCTCTTTTTGTGACTGCGTTTATCATTGTTTTCCATGGCACTATATTGGGTGATATATTAGGTGATCATTACTTATAACTTATGTgttggttttcaaatttttgtagattgtttttctttcaattttttttaatagtataCTACTGgttttattttgatgattttgacaGTGGGAAAAGATTTTCACACACGTTTTTTTTACCTTGTGCACATAATTGTTCACTTTTATCTCTTGATTCTCTATTGAATTATTCACTCCAAATgccaaaaataaagaaaaatatttcatgAAGAAATGAAGTGTGGAAATCGTTTTTTGTTCTAGATGGAGAGAAAATAAGCGAGAGTATAAGGAGAGACGAAGAAGGGTATAAAAAGAAAGTGAAGATAAAAGAAAACTCATGGAACAATTAACTCAAAATtgctattagttttcatttggGAAGTAATTTTCGCACTTCTTTGGACATTCTACACTTATTTGCTGAATTATGCTtattgattattattttttatttgtttaatctaATGGTTAATAAAAAGGGAGTGCTAGAGGTGACAAGGAGAGTGAAAAATTCACTCATCTTTTCATTTTGAAAAGAGCTATTCaaacacccatttttacttttaattttttgccgttgaatttttttaattcatttaatccgATAGCCGAAAATTGAGAAGggtatatgaaaaataaaaatggatgTGTAGATATCCTTCCCCCCACTCCTCTCATCAGCCTTCATTCTCCCTTGATATATTTCTCCACAGCTGATTTTACACTTATTTTAGCTTTTTACACCACACTTTAATTTAGCCATCAACTTAAATAAATCAAACGGAAACAACAAATATGATTAAATATGAGTATTTAAGAGGCTAAAAAAGACATGTGATTATCATTTCTCGTTACCCCTCTATATCTAACAAAACGTAgtaattaaactaaaaattaaaaacaaatacgttacaaaacgaattttaaattttttgttttcacatGTATGAATCTTTACTAAGTGAGTATACTGTGCTTTTTCTTTGCTGATTAGTTCATTACTTTGACTTAGTTGTGGGAGCATTCATAATTACTCCTTCATTTTGTTGTGTTCAATTACCACAATGTTATATAGTGATCTAGAAAAATGGCCCACCCACTGCTGCCTATTCTGATTTCATAATGCATTTTCAATTAGATTAATCTAAAAAATGTACATAggttcaacaacaacaacaacaaagccttttcccactaagtggggtcggctatatgaatcctagaacgccattgcgctcggttttgtgtcatgtcctccattaaatccaagtactctaagtcttttcttagggtctcttccaaagttttcctaggtcttcctctaccccttcgaccctgaacctctatcccgtagtcacatcttcgaactggagcgtcagtaggcctgcTTTGCACATGTcaaaacccattttgtgtacgtgttgatgcttcaccgcccaacattctgtgccatacagcatcaccgcccaacattctgtgccatacaacattatgtgccacacaacacgccgaatgcactattccacttcatccatccagcttgtattctatggttgagatctccatctaattctccgttcttttgcaagatagatcctaggtagcgaaaacggtcgctctttggtatttcttgatctccaatcctcacccctaactcattttggcctccatttgcactgaacttgcactccatatattctgtctttgatcggcttaggcaaagacctttagattccaacacttctctccaaaggttaagcttcgcatttacccctcctgagtttcatctatcaacactatatcgtttgcgaaaagcatacaccaaggaatatcatcttgaatatgttctgttaactcatccattaccagcgcaaaaagataaggacttaaggattgttgatgcacaaaatcagtgaggactttggtacaacagaaagtattacgtttgtgatcttcgctagattgctccgatcattagtgtggataaatatgtaaatggatagagacaggaaagcaaacacaagatgtacgtggttcacccagattggctacgtccatggagtagaggagttctcattaattgtgaagggtttacacaagtacttaggttcaagctctcctttagtgagtacaagtgaatgatttagtacaaatgacattaggaaatattgtgggagaatgatctcgtaatcacaaaacttctaagtaccgaagtgtggtatcgtcttcacttgccttatctgtctcattggtagatgtggcatcttctctggaagtactcttcctccatccaggggtggtatctttaactggtggagatgcacaaggtaatgtatcaatttcacttgaagcttacttgtagtttcaagcttggtcaagcgcgatacaaaccctgTAGTAGGAGTcgcccaagtcgccgagctaggggatctgctgaaagaggtgacagacaaggtaagcaattagagctccaagcaatcagtcccagatcaaaagtttgattttgagttccggctgattgttctcattctccctatcttgcaggcagcatgaaggataaagagaagaaaaaggagaatggatgatatgagatacttttgcttttgaagaagtaactttccacaggcttattcttgaactgggctggagggttttctgatttcctccagagtataaggccgactgaagaatttgagggtcaaaacaagtccatcaaatctagagtacgttcgaccctgctgatatgggaaaCTTTTGCTGttaacaaagtagtggatgtatcggcacgtgttttgttacgcttgtctccacatgcttccttgtatccttctcactttccctatctgttcctcaagcagatgtggtatcttctttggaagcataagatgttgaagatgagtactcgagagcaatgccaggtaagtaatcaggtaaagggttccaggcagtcagttcctgactggaagcttgattccaagtgcggactgattgctctctttctccttgtcttgcaggtaaaaacaaagccaaaggaaaatacagggaaaaagcatgatatgggatactcttacttttaaccccgatgatatgagatattcttgctctggtgtagcttgtttgtagatgtattatcgggggggggaagaaagctgagtatttcgaaaggcttcgttgggagtgccctctcagatatgaagaagggttgagcatttttgcaggtctgtctgtctgttgaggatggaggtcgacatatataagagtttccctaacaacaagtagtaatgttattcctttaccctacttggtcatagcacaatagtgggagctgccagcttcacgtgtgtcacagtactttgaaaaagtggtctgtggtatctggaaagctgatgttgcgtgtgaagattacagacaagctttatccaaggagatctggctctcgaagttgagaaagcggtgcctcttcggtttttgaacaagcaatgatgtcggggatctggctctcgagattcgaagaacggtgccttttcgatttttgagaaagcaatcctgctgagagtctggctctcgagattcggagagcggtgtctcttcgatttttgagaaagtaatcatgttgggagtctggctctcgagattcgaagggcggtgccttttcgattttggagcaagcaatcttgttgggagtgttttctcgaatgtgagtaaagattgggcatgtttgctagtctaccttgccacggagcacagaggttgacacacagggactttccaattatccagcagtggtgctgttcctttacccttgtggataataatatggtagctagacctttaaAATctgtgtgtttaaactttgttagtgctgtttctttgctattcttttacccttcttggtcataacgatgtagtgggagctgcaagcttcacgtgtctaaactttgtcagagatctttggcaaagttatttgtggtacccatgagctgatggtgcgtgtggaaagtggatgattgaacagtaagatttacgtgctttctacttcaccagaaatcttcaacagaatgcccgtaatttcagcaaagctgagtgtgcatgtgacaggtgctgacaaggatgaaaaagcaagtgcctcttcgatttctgagatcggccctcgtggtctctaagcagcccagcttctgagaaagcaagcgcctcttcgatttc
This is a stretch of genomic DNA from Malus domestica chromosome 02, GDT2T_hap1. It encodes these proteins:
- the LOC103407222 gene encoding blue copper protein-like — translated: MARVTYLLVIALLVLPSVVFATRYVVGDDEGWNSGVDYYAWVEGKTFYVGDSLAFNYNAGAHNVVVVDTNGYDQCLASPNNGAYNSGHDVLTFNVAGDYYFICEWHCNHTDQKLKVTVN